The Cytobacillus firmus genome segment CAATTGCCCAAATGCTATCTGAAAGATTCCAGCTTATTTCAAATTTATGTTCCGGAATGCTGATATCTTTGTGCTTCGTATCATAACGGCCGTCACTTGGCCATTCCCAGCAGTATCCTGCAAGCAATCGGGACTTATTATTAATTTTATTAAGTCTCTCAACTTCTTTTAGCATTTCATGCGGGTCATTGTAGATCCGAAAGTCATAATCCACTCCATAATAATGAGAGTTTGCTGTTTCTTTAATGTGGAGAACATCATCCAGCCAGGATATATAGGCATCTGAACCGTCACAGCGGAATTGGGATGTCAGTTGGCCAGTGATTAATTCAGCATTTGCTTCCTCTGCAAATTTCTTGATTAAATCGATGCTCCCTATATCTTTCAATGTTACCCTTTGGTTCTCATCGATGAAAAATAATGTGAATTTGGCAGCATTGATTAGCTCCTTAACCTGATTTTCTCCCTGATTTCCGTAAAATCCCGATTTTTCATTTAAACGGTGGGCTTCATCGACAATAATGACATCAAATTCATTTAAAGTGGATTCTGTAAAGCTGCCGGAGCCCTTAAATAAGTTATCAATTTCTGTTTTACGAATGGTACCTTTCAGTTTAGAGGCATACACATCTCTCGGGGCAGAGTTTTTGGAAACATATAGTGACATAAGCTCCTGGTTTATTAAGTTGACCAGCAGGTTGATCGCCATGACCGATTTACCGGTGCCAGGGCCCCCTTCAATGACCATCACTTGCTTCTTGTCATTTTTGACACATTCCAAGGCAAGATGAAGTGCTTCTTCATAAAATACCTTTTGCTCATCAATCATCACAAACTCTTCATTGCCTTTTAACATGCTTGTCAGGGAATCCTGCAAAGATTTAGAGGGTCGAATCCGGCCATGCTCAATTTGATAGATGAGCTGATGATGGTCGCCTTTTTTTACATATTTCTTTATGAAGTCCCTTAGATTTTGGATTTCCCCTTTTGTGAAAACAGGTGCTTTTTTGAGGTGCACCTGGTAATGATCATCTATTAAAGGATCATCCTCTATTTTTCTATAATTATGCAGGTAGGCACAGGGCTCTAGCTGTATTTGATTTTCTTGGACATTCTCATTGAAGTCATTAATGAGCGCTGCGTAGGACCAGGCCTGATAGGACGGGTGAGGCAGTGTATTCAGCCTCCCGCCAACGAATGTCTTCACGACGCCATCCTGTGAGGTTAT includes the following:
- a CDS encoding DUF2075 domain-containing protein, giving the protein MIIYEATKTEFISDVINELLVERLYQSYQEKVGRTSKQEIVSWENSLQRMCNVMQDKEIPHDASVAIEFKIPNTSKRVDFIVAGSSGEQDHVVIVELKQWSEVEKITSQDGVVKTFVGGRLNTLPHPSYQAWSYAALINDFNENVQENQIQLEPCAYLHNYRKIEDDPLIDDHYQVHLKKAPVFTKGEIQNLRDFIKKYVKKGDHHQLIYQIEHGRIRPSKSLQDSLTSMLKGNEEFVMIDEQKVFYEEALHLALECVKNDKKQVMVIEGGPGTGKSVMAINLLVNLINQELMSLYVSKNSAPRDVYASKLKGTIRKTEIDNLFKGSGSFTESTLNEFDVIIVDEAHRLNEKSGFYGNQGENQVKELINAAKFTLFFIDENQRVTLKDIGSIDLIKKFAEEANAELITGQLTSQFRCDGSDAYISWLDDVLHIKETANSHYYGVDYDFRIYNDPHEMLKEVERLNKINNKSRLLAGYCWEWPSDGRYDTKHKDISIPEHKFEISWNLSDSIWAIDPNSVNEAGCIHTSQGLEFDYVGVLIGPDLRYENGQVITDYTKRAKTDQSLKGIKTLAKKDPEKAQAIADQIIRNTYRTLMTRGQKGCFVFCSDPELNAYFEERLQRARIYNDVSPGRVLRVAEDREGY